In Sphingobacterium zeae, one genomic interval encodes:
- a CDS encoding lantibiotic dehydratase — protein sequence MYRLVKPADFFIIRNPRLPISFFDRVNNCKTELEFWDFIVEFFKDPQLLDAIAIASQDLFNQLETLLNKPFTQETRNILPSIYKYISRMSNRPTPFGKFSSISIGNISNVNTKLVLNNKFLSKYRLDYASQEIINKQLLNDEIAIEKIIFYPNSTLVNNGDNFSYIEYTEHFSDRKFNWSRINSNILINTVIANTSKGKTIKQIINSIGQFGVTEVQARKFIFELIEHKILIPETDPITTVDSLDNFFNRALNISKGTNFYNSIIELSEILANSESEGISSSKCIIKEAFSSLFHKDPKNLFQVDSMRKMTEGNLNDIEISIIIREIFELIHLNHNKKADDLQLFTKKFYSRYGDQEIPLMEALDFEQGIGYGTQASILERELPLLNGLTGSQTNNIPDYSEFVESIVEKYSEKPDYSKRSIELKEKDFEIFGMKNNSEKNKLPLGLYIFGNLLETKSDIKDFRFHLKGCGGSSSLPLLTRFSYLDETLKTKLLKLAREEQNQLNETILAEIVFYPKSNAGNILARPSLYEYEIPIIGQAAVDKDHTIPLSDIYLKVVNGKVILRSQNLNKRVLPRLSSAHNFHYGMTIYRFLCDVQQQENSIKISWDWHPNTKKNFFPRICYKHLILSRAEWHIPHIEFRNLNLRDANEKIEYFVKKYQLPTKVLIANGDNEVLIDLDNEIGKQIFLKELNNYDLRLIENIYDEFSSPVINSDGEVLSNEVIIPIIGNSTRDSSSLPIQSESNIKRTFVPGSEWLYLKIYCGERESDRIIQEELQRIVQGLKQHDKIQKWFYIRYADPEPHLRVRFQLNGELESTFLIVSKSINNILEPLIKSRRISKFMIDTYERELERYGFSNIENCESIFHLESETISKLLPYIKREGESLRWKLALGMTKNLLSAFNYTIAEQISLLNLWRDRFLKEFDTVPKLKYKLDKNFREKKDEISSFMKIENTNYCSILNEYKAQMTLVAEKCNKNKDFQMMNLRIIGSLTHMLLNRIFFTKQREQEMVIYHFLVKILNCEFKRTEC from the coding sequence ATGTATAGGCTTGTTAAACCTGCAGATTTCTTTATAATTAGAAACCCAAGATTGCCAATTAGCTTTTTCGATAGAGTGAATAATTGCAAGACTGAATTGGAATTTTGGGATTTTATCGTTGAATTTTTCAAAGATCCACAGTTGCTTGATGCAATTGCTATAGCCAGTCAAGACCTTTTTAATCAATTAGAAACATTATTAAATAAACCCTTTACACAGGAAACTAGGAATATATTGCCGTCAATATATAAATACATCAGTAGAATGTCTAACCGCCCTACTCCATTTGGAAAGTTTTCATCTATTTCAATCGGGAATATTTCAAATGTAAATACCAAACTTGTTTTAAACAACAAGTTTCTTTCTAAATACCGTTTGGATTATGCGAGCCAGGAAATTATAAATAAACAGTTATTAAACGATGAAATTGCGATTGAGAAAATAATCTTTTATCCAAATTCAACGCTCGTCAATAATGGTGACAACTTCTCATACATCGAATATACAGAGCATTTTTCTGACAGAAAATTTAACTGGTCGAGGATTAACTCAAACATTTTAATCAATACAGTAATTGCCAATACGAGCAAAGGGAAAACAATCAAACAAATAATAAATTCTATTGGACAGTTTGGGGTAACAGAAGTTCAGGCTAGAAAATTTATATTTGAGCTAATTGAGCATAAAATTCTCATACCAGAAACTGATCCTATTACTACAGTTGATAGCTTAGATAATTTTTTCAATAGAGCCCTTAATATATCTAAGGGAACAAATTTTTATAATAGTATTATTGAACTTTCGGAAATTTTAGCTAACAGTGAGTCAGAGGGAATCAGCTCATCGAAATGTATTATCAAGGAAGCTTTTTCGAGTTTATTTCATAAAGATCCCAAAAATTTGTTCCAAGTGGATTCAATGAGAAAAATGACCGAAGGCAATCTAAATGATATTGAAATTTCAATTATAATACGCGAGATATTCGAATTAATACATTTAAATCATAATAAAAAAGCTGACGACCTACAACTTTTCACAAAGAAATTTTACTCACGATATGGAGATCAGGAAATACCCTTGATGGAGGCTTTAGATTTTGAACAAGGCATTGGATATGGTACTCAAGCCTCAATTTTAGAAAGAGAACTCCCACTGCTAAATGGACTAACTGGCAGTCAAACAAACAATATCCCCGATTATTCTGAATTTGTTGAATCAATTGTAGAAAAGTATTCTGAAAAGCCAGATTATAGTAAACGTTCAATAGAACTGAAAGAAAAAGACTTTGAGATATTTGGGATGAAGAATAATTCAGAAAAAAACAAGTTACCCCTTGGCTTATATATATTCGGTAACCTATTAGAAACAAAATCTGATATTAAGGATTTCAGATTTCATTTAAAAGGTTGTGGAGGCTCATCGTCTTTACCGTTGCTCACCCGTTTTTCATATCTTGATGAGACACTAAAGACCAAACTTTTAAAGCTTGCACGAGAAGAACAAAACCAATTAAATGAAACTATTCTGGCTGAGATCGTATTTTATCCTAAATCCAATGCCGGAAACATTCTTGCAAGGCCAAGTTTATACGAATATGAAATTCCTATTATTGGTCAAGCTGCCGTTGATAAGGATCATACAATACCATTAAGTGATATATATTTAAAAGTAGTAAACGGAAAGGTAATTTTAAGGTCACAAAATCTAAATAAACGTGTACTTCCTAGACTCAGCAGCGCGCATAACTTCCATTATGGAATGACTATTTATAGATTTTTATGTGATGTTCAACAACAAGAAAATTCCATTAAAATTTCTTGGGATTGGCACCCAAACACAAAAAAAAATTTCTTTCCCAGAATATGCTATAAGCATCTTATTCTTTCCCGTGCCGAATGGCATATCCCACATATAGAATTTAGGAATTTGAATCTTAGGGATGCTAATGAAAAAATCGAATATTTTGTAAAAAAATACCAGCTTCCTACAAAAGTTTTAATCGCCAATGGAGACAATGAAGTTTTAATTGATCTAGATAACGAAATTGGGAAACAGATCTTTTTAAAAGAATTGAATAATTATGATTTAAGGCTAATTGAAAATATTTATGATGAATTTAGTAGCCCAGTTATTAATTCTGACGGCGAAGTATTGTCCAATGAAGTGATTATTCCAATTATTGGAAATTCCACTAGAGATTCCTCTTCCCTGCCTATTCAGTCCGAAAGTAATATTAAGCGAACATTTGTTCCGGGAAGCGAATGGCTATATCTCAAAATTTATTGTGGTGAAAGAGAAAGCGATAGGATCATTCAAGAAGAATTGCAACGGATAGTTCAAGGGCTAAAGCAACATGATAAAATTCAAAAATGGTTTTATATCAGATATGCCGATCCAGAACCGCATCTGCGCGTACGATTTCAATTAAATGGAGAATTGGAAAGTACATTTTTAATAGTCTCGAAAAGTATCAACAATATCTTGGAGCCATTAATTAAAAGTCGCCGCATTTCAAAGTTCATGATTGATACTTATGAACGGGAACTTGAACGTTATGGTTTCTCAAACATTGAAAATTGCGAATCTATATTCCATTTAGAGAGTGAAACGATTTCCAAATTATTACCCTATATTAAACGTGAAGGTGAAAGCCTTAGATGGAAGCTGGCATTAGGAATGACGAAGAATCTTCTTTCAGCATTCAATTATACAATTGCTGAACAAATATCATTGCTTAATTTATGGAGAGACCGTTTTCTTAAGGAATTTGACACTGTACCAAAATTAAAGTACAAACTGGATAAAAATTTCCGGGAAAAGAAGGATGAAATCTCTTCATTTATGAAAATAGAAAACACTAATTATTGCTCGATACTCAATGAATATAAGGCCCAAATGACTTTAGTCGCAGAGAAATGCAATAAGAATAAAGATTTTCAAATGATGAACTTAAGAATAATTGGCTCTCTAACACACATGCTTTTGAATAGAATTTTCTTCACCAAACAAAGAGAACAGGAAATGGTAATTTACCATTTCCTTGTTAAGATCTTAAATTGTGAGTTCAAGAGAACTGAATGTTAA
- a CDS encoding sensor histidine kinase, whose translation MRSEVIWGKWYTPFVRVIVHIIFWMLVFFTYYFTYRRLGGNYIWILVAKELFVTTSLFYSGIWLISKWIEKRKVLPLIIFIILSYIWWLNITYFACDFLTDFELKEGSGIYKYVKFFTSDGYFGIYRLKKFPGAFPDYLTLVSLPLTPKLVKHLIVQGNKMLLLEKNQAELELEKANLELKTTNLELDKANLERDNLKMELEILKSQISPHFLFNTLNSIYRLAEKGEPSTPNTIMKLSNMLRYLLYQTNDDKIFIAKEIQFLNDYLDLIQIRFGNDINLNFNIEKIKEPYRIVPLMLLPFIENAIKHGPERSRADAWIDVSLTIDAGVLKFVVANGVNKSSTEPPKGGIGLKNVNRRLELRYKDRYKLDISDNLNSYTVVLEIEL comes from the coding sequence ATGAGAAGTGAAGTTATTTGGGGGAAATGGTATACGCCTTTCGTAAGGGTGATCGTGCATATAATTTTTTGGATGTTAGTCTTTTTTACGTATTATTTTACTTATAGAAGGCTAGGAGGGAACTATATCTGGATTTTAGTAGCAAAAGAACTTTTTGTCACTACATCCTTGTTCTATTCCGGTATTTGGCTTATTTCAAAATGGATAGAAAAAAGAAAAGTACTTCCCCTCATAATATTTATAATCCTATCATATATATGGTGGTTAAATATTACTTATTTTGCATGTGACTTTCTTACTGACTTTGAATTAAAGGAAGGTAGTGGCATTTATAAGTATGTGAAATTTTTTACCAGTGATGGATATTTCGGTATTTATCGACTTAAAAAATTTCCTGGTGCATTTCCTGATTATTTAACCCTTGTATCCCTACCATTAACACCAAAATTGGTTAAGCATCTTATTGTTCAAGGTAACAAGATGCTCTTATTAGAAAAGAACCAGGCAGAACTCGAACTTGAAAAAGCAAATTTAGAATTAAAGACTACTAATCTTGAATTAGATAAAGCAAATCTGGAACGAGATAACCTTAAGATGGAACTAGAAATTCTTAAATCTCAGATCTCTCCCCATTTTTTATTCAATACGTTAAATAGCATATATAGGCTGGCTGAAAAAGGAGAACCCAGTACTCCTAATACCATAATGAAACTGTCTAATATGTTACGGTATTTGCTTTATCAGACCAATGATGATAAAATATTCATCGCAAAAGAAATTCAGTTTTTAAATGATTATCTGGACCTTATCCAGATCAGATTTGGTAATGACATAAATCTGAATTTTAATATAGAAAAGATAAAGGAACCTTATCGAATAGTCCCATTAATGCTATTGCCTTTTATCGAAAATGCGATCAAACATGGACCAGAAAGAAGCAGAGCAGATGCATGGATTGATGTTTCATTAACAATTGATGCCGGGGTATTGAAATTCGTAGTTGCTAATGGAGTAAATAAAAGCAGTACTGAACCACCAAAAGGCGGCATTGGATTGAAAAATGTTAATAGGAGACTGGAACTTCGATATAAGGATAGATATAAATTAGACATATCTGATAATCTGAATAGTTACACTGTCGTACTTGAAATTGAATTGTAA
- a CDS encoding LytR/AlgR family response regulator transcription factor: protein MIKCIVIDDEQLAQEILVSHLEKIPDIEIVGVFNNAFDAMKVLRSKEINLVFCDIQMPDLDGVNFLKSLKNPPLFVFVTGDPSHAIEGYQLNVLDYILKPFGVDRLLQTIEKAQAYLNLEKGTKPELNFLIIKDRSNIIITPYDEVYSIKADKDYVWVETLEKTYHVWKKLMEMEESLVNAKQFIRVHKSYIINLDYAKQVEGNIIKMRGSLDDVPIGGQYKAELFKRLGLTGG, encoded by the coding sequence ATGATTAAATGTATTGTAATTGATGATGAACAACTGGCACAGGAAATACTCGTGTCTCATTTAGAGAAAATTCCCGATATAGAAATTGTGGGAGTATTTAATAATGCATTTGATGCAATGAAAGTGTTAAGATCAAAAGAAATAAATCTGGTGTTCTGTGATATTCAAATGCCTGATTTGGATGGTGTTAATTTTCTTAAAAGCCTTAAAAATCCTCCTTTATTTGTATTTGTTACTGGTGATCCATCACATGCTATCGAAGGATATCAATTAAATGTCTTAGATTATATACTTAAGCCATTTGGCGTAGATCGTCTTTTGCAGACTATAGAAAAAGCCCAGGCGTACTTAAACCTGGAGAAGGGAACCAAACCGGAACTGAACTTTCTTATAATTAAAGATAGGTCAAATATTATCATTACACCTTACGATGAAGTATATTCAATCAAGGCAGATAAGGATTACGTATGGGTTGAAACATTGGAAAAAACGTACCATGTGTGGAAAAAACTAATGGAAATGGAAGAATCCTTGGTCAATGCAAAGCAGTTTATCCGAGTGCACAAATCTTACATCATTAATCTAGATTATGCCAAGCAAGTTGAAGGTAATATAATAAAAATGAGAGGCAGTTTGGACGATGTGCCAATTGGTGGTCAATATAAAGCAGAATTGTTTAAACGTTTGGGATTAACGGGAGGTTAA